Part of the Rhodococcus sp. OK302 genome is shown below.
CTCGCCAGGCGAGCATCTCGAGAACTTTTTGAGCACACTCGCTGTGGCGACGACAGAAAAACCCCAGGTCATCATGGCCGACAATGGGTCGACCGACGGTGCCCCCGAGGCAGCCGACGCGAAGTACGAGCACGTCCGTTTGCTCCGTACGGGTGGAAATATCGGTTACGGCGGTGCCATAAATCGGGCCGTCGCGGAGATCGATCCTGCGATCGAATTCCTCGTTATTTCCAATCCGGACGTCCAATGGGCACCCGGTTCACTCGACAAATTGGTTGCCGCGGCAGATCGGTGGCCAAGGGCCGGTGCGCTCGGGCCCAAGGTCCTCGAACTCGACGGCAGTGTCTATCCGTCAGCGCGAGCGGTTCCCGACATCGCCTCCGGCGCGGGGCACGCAATTCTGGGAACTGTGTGGCCGAAGAATCCGTGGACCACTCGATACCGCCAGGAAAACGAGGCTCTGACCGAGCGGGCCGTCGGCTGGCTGTCCGGCTCGTGCCTGTTGGTTCGTCGGGACGCGTTCGACGCCATCTCCGGATTCGACTCCCGCTACTTCATGTACATGGAAGATGTCGATTTCGGTGATCGTCTCGGAAAAGCCGGGTGGCTCAACGTTTTTGTGCCCTCCGCTGAGGTGACTCACGCGAAAGGGCATGCGGCCGGGCGCCATCCGGAGTTGATGTTGCCGGCGCACCACCGCAGCGCCTACCGCTTCCAAGCGGACCGTCATCCACACTGGTGGCAGGCGCCGCTGCGTCTGGCCCTACGCGGCGGACTGGCCGTGCGATCCAAGATCGCCGTGGCATCCGCAGTACGTGCGCGCAGTCGCACCGAAAACTCGACCGACAACACTTCAGTTTCGAATCACGGGGGACAACGATGACCGAGCCGAATCCGACCGACGCCGTAATCCTGGTAGGAGGCAAGGGCACTCGTCTGCGCCCGCTGACCTTGTCGGCGCCCAAACCGATGCTGCCGACTGCAGGCTTGCCGTTTCTGACGCACCTTCTTGCACGGATCGAAGCCGCCGGCATCAAGCATGTCGTGCTCGGTACCTCGTTCAAAGCGGAGGTGTTCGAGGACTACTTCGGCGACGGTTCCAAAATGGGGCTCGAGATCGACTACGTCTTCGAAACCGAACCGCTCGGAACCGGCGGCGGCATTCGTAACGTCCTCCCGAAACTGCGCGGCGACAACATCATGGTGTTCAACGGCGACGTGCTCGGCGGCACAGACTTGAACGCGATTCTCGACACCCACGCCAAGACAGAAGCAGATGTGACTCTGCACCTCGTCCGTGTCGGCGATCCGCGTGCATTCGGTTGCGTTCCCACGGACGACAACGGCCGGGTATCCGCGTTCTTGG
Proteins encoded:
- a CDS encoding glycosyltransferase family 2 protein; amino-acid sequence: MSPKLAVVTVTYSPGEHLENFLSTLAVATTEKPQVIMADNGSTDGAPEAADAKYEHVRLLRTGGNIGYGGAINRAVAEIDPAIEFLVISNPDVQWAPGSLDKLVAAADRWPRAGALGPKVLELDGSVYPSARAVPDIASGAGHAILGTVWPKNPWTTRYRQENEALTERAVGWLSGSCLLVRRDAFDAISGFDSRYFMYMEDVDFGDRLGKAGWLNVFVPSAEVTHAKGHAAGRHPELMLPAHHRSAYRFQADRHPHWWQAPLRLALRGGLAVRSKIAVASAVRARSRTENSTDNTSVSNHGGQR